The Streptomyces albofaciens JCM 4342 genome has a segment encoding these proteins:
- a CDS encoding helix-turn-helix domain-containing protein produces the protein MTKLMTIDDVAEALNVPKHWLYDNWKREQIPFKKIGQKLRCRPNDLDRWIDLQADA, from the coding sequence TTGACGAAGCTGATGACCATTGACGACGTGGCCGAGGCCCTGAACGTGCCGAAGCACTGGTTGTACGACAACTGGAAGCGCGAGCAGATTCCGTTCAAGAAGATCGGGCAGAAACTCCGATGCCGCCCCAATGACCTTGATCGATGGATTGACCTACAGGCAGACGCATGA